The following proteins come from a genomic window of Bacteroidota bacterium:
- a CDS encoding WYL domain-containing protein, producing the protein MYNQHKILRVLQLISLLKAAPAKSIRHLSEVLNSTERTIYRYVDLLEELGFQICRTGVNHLYIDRTDASGEMSFSADESNLLRQLLLTTGKKSKLRDSILRKLAVHSEEHLHAEHLLKAHLSKIIEQLSTAIQAGKQVTLKKYHSVNSNIISDRLVEPICFTDNYQSLAAYEIKTGKNKYFNIERISAIAITNRSFAHTVKHKFAKPDVFGFSLADEQYKVDVLMSMRVSVLLKEEYPMTEPLIKREGKTDRYRFKATVNDLKPVSRFVLGFPEEITVLGSAAFKRYLEECVGRLIKNRG; encoded by the coding sequence ATGTATAACCAGCATAAGATCCTGCGTGTTTTACAACTGATCAGCTTGCTCAAAGCCGCTCCTGCCAAATCAATTCGTCATCTTTCTGAAGTGCTGAACAGCACGGAACGTACCATTTACCGCTATGTGGATTTGCTCGAAGAACTGGGCTTTCAGATCTGTCGTACGGGAGTAAATCATCTTTATATTGACCGAACAGATGCCTCCGGGGAAATGTCGTTCTCTGCTGATGAAAGTAATCTTCTCCGTCAACTGCTGCTTACCACCGGGAAGAAGAGCAAGCTCCGGGATAGCATCCTTCGTAAACTGGCTGTTCACTCCGAAGAACACCTCCACGCCGAACATCTGCTGAAAGCGCATCTCAGCAAAATCATCGAGCAACTTTCTACAGCTATTCAGGCAGGAAAGCAAGTGACATTGAAAAAATATCATAGCGTGAATTCAAATATCATCAGCGATCGCCTCGTGGAACCCATCTGCTTTACAGACAATTACCAGAGTCTTGCAGCCTACGAAATAAAAACGGGGAAGAATAAGTATTTTAATATTGAAAGGATTTCAGCAATAGCTATTACAAATCGCTCTTTTGCGCATACCGTGAAACATAAATTCGCCAAACCCGATGTCTTTGGATTTTCTTTGGCCGATGAACAGTACAAAGTGGATGTCCTGATGTCGATGCGGGTGTCGGTGTTGCTGAAGGAAGAATACCCCATGACGGAACCGCTCATCAAACGTGAAGGAAAGACAGACCGCTACCGTTTTAAGGCTACCGTGAACGATTTAAAGCCCGTTAGCCGCTTTGTGCTTGGCTTTCCGGAAGAGATTACAGTCCTCGGCTCAGCGGCGTTCAAAAGGTATTTAGAGGAATGTGTGGGACGACTGATCAAAAACAGAGGGTAA